The region GCATTATAGCGGCGCTTCTGTGGTCAATAGAGCCTATTATGCAATGTTTTATCAGATCCTGGCTCTTTTTATTCACGAATCCATTGAAGTGAAGACTTCGCGGCACAGCGGTGTCATTGCTGCCTTTGATAAAGAGTTTATCCGCACAGGAAAACTGCCGAAGGAGATGTCGGAATCTCTCCATACCGTCTTTGAAGCTCGACAGACTGGGGACTATAAGGATTTTACAGAATTTTCCTCCCAGGATGCTGATGAGTATGTGACAATGGCCGTCACTTTTGCAGATTCAGTGAAGAAATACCTGAAAGGATATGCATAGATAACAGGATAGCCATGGACTGAGCTGTTGTACTTATTTCCCCTTTACTCAGGACTGATTTCTCCCCGGCCGCTCACAGGTGGTTCCATTAGGCCGATCAGTGACACCCAAAAAGTTCGTTTGCAACGGGTAAGCCTTTGATGAGAAGATCCCAATGTGTATCGATGCCAAATCTGCGCTGAAATACTTTCCAGATTTGCACGAAAAAGCTTTGAGAATTGAGGATGGCAATGAGAGCAGTAAAACACAATGCTGCAAAAAGGGCCCACTTGACAGTTGTTCAGAAATGGTTATACTAAAATTGCAATCAATGCAATTTTAGTGAGGTTAAATGATCTATCCGCGCGATGCCCTTTCCCCGGTGATCCCCTTTCTGGAGAGAAAGGAATTCATTTCCATTTCGGGGCCCCGTCAATCAGGGAAAACTACCCTCCTCAAAATGATTGGCGCCCATCTTCATGGGGAATTGAAAATTGACCGCAGGCTTATCACTCTTATCACTTTCGAGGACCGCCGGCTCCTGGCCCAGTTTGAGAGGGACCCGGTGGCATTTGTGCAGTCATATGCCCCTTCCGGAATTGACGGAATCCTTTATCTGATGATAGACGAGTTTCAATATGCCCGCGACGGGGGCCAGAAACTGAAGCTCATCTTTGATACCTGTGAAAATATCAAGATACTCATCACGGGATCGTCTTCCCTTGACCTCAAAGCCCAGGTGGGGCGCTTCATGGTAGGCAGGATTGTCTCTTTCACTCTCTGTCCTTTTAACTTCGGGGAATACCTGAGCACAAAAAGCGAGAGGCTGGAAACGGCATACCGGGGGAAAAGCGGGCAGCTATGGCAATGGCTTGAAGGGCGCGGGGCATTCCCGGGAGAGAGGGGGCTGGATATTTTTCATCAGGAGCTGCAGCCGCTTTATGAGGATTACTGCATATGGGGCGGCTATCCCGCGGTGGTGCTGGCAGGGAGTCCCC is a window of Candidatus Eremiobacterota bacterium DNA encoding:
- a CDS encoding HEPN domain-containing protein; its protein translation is MTDQEALYVFRQKRADETLSEAEKMVREHYSGASVVNRAYYAMFYQILALFIHESIEVKTSRHSGVIAAFDKEFIRTGKLPKEMSESLHTVFEARQTGDYKDFTEFSSQDADEYVTMAVTFADSVKKYLKGYA